The genomic DNA TATCCTAATATATCTGACATTCTttctaattataattaaattatcaaAACTTTATCTAAAACTATTTCCAATAGAAAAAAGACCCTCACTAAAACCTCTAGTAAACCTAGTCTTAGCAGTTCATTTAAACCTAAAGAAAATAAGGTAGGTGTAAGTAagattcaaaattttaaatttgcaaataaagtaactaagttaatttgtaaattgtgtgcagctgaaggccatactttgggaaaatgtgttaactttaataattataatgataaattggCCAGACTGAGGGAACTTTCACTATGCACTAGATGCGCTGGTTCAGGGCACGAAGACAATGAATGTTACGGGAAACAAAATAAGTTAAGGTTTGAATGTCTGTTGTGTAGAAAGAGGGAACACATAACTCCATTGTGCCCTTCTTTGAATAAAGCCGAACTAACTACTAAAACTAACGTAAGCTTATGTTTTGCTCAAAGAAGTTTTGATGCGTCTCACATTTTACCCACTATGACTTTGTATTTAAGAAATGGCAAAAAGGCTAGGAAAGTCAGATGTTTGTTTGACACTGGCAGTCAGCGGTCATATATTTCCGAATCTGCAGCTAAAGATCTTTGTCAGGATGTAGAGGCGTTGTATGCTTTGGAATGTGATGTAAGCACATATATAGGGCAAGAAACTAAGGGCTTCAAGCAAATGTCTActggaataaatataaacaataatttaatattcataccTTTATTAGTTGACAAATCGCTCAATATAAACTTTGAAGTGCCTGGCatgaaatcaaatataataaataaatttaaagaaaataatattgctttATTGGATGAGACTTTTTGTGACCACAGAAACCATGAAAGTATGAAGGTTGACATGTTGTTAGGAATAGATATCATTCAGTTTTTACCTTCGGTAACTTGGACTAAAATGTTGGGTGGAGCTTGTTTAGTCGTAAATAATAGAGTAGCTCCTGTAGATAATGTGTTCAACTTTTTGGATGAGGCAGAGAGTAGAGCTGTTATGGACTCCATGGTTAATAAGAAAACACTGAATGTTAAGACAAAAAGCGTGGTAAATTTAGTAATGGATCCtctaaaatcttatttcaatccATTAGAACATATATTAGAAGACAGTGAGGTAGACAATGGACTCGAACACCTTTTTAGTCTTGAATCCTTGGGaataaaaaagtgtgaaaaagaaTTGGTCTCCTTTGATAAAGAACAAATTGACAGATTTAGAGAGGGGATCTCTTTTGATAATGGATTTTATCATGTAGAATTGCCCTGGTATACTGATAAAATTGACAGCGTCCCATCTAATCATTTTGTTTCACTTAAGGTATTAGACAGAACAGTAGAGTATCTTGGTAAAAAGGGTCTCATTGacaaataccaggaagtttttgaTAAACAACTCGAGGATAGTATAATCGAGGAAATTAAAGTAAGTCCTTCTGACTATCATAAGTATATATGGATTCCCCATAGACCAGTTATAAAATTAGAAGAGCAAGTTACCACAAAAATCAGGCCAGTATTTAactgttctttaaaaacttacagGGAATTGCCTTCACTTAATGAAGCAGCTTATCCTGGGATAGatttaatgggctcaatactgaaattgctcttttactttagaactaataaatatgtaatgttgAGTGACGTCAAACAAGCTTTTTtgatgattaaattaaaaaatgaagtggacaaaaatagattttgtttcttttggaaACGGGGAAATAAATTAGTATCTTATCGctacaaaacaatagtttttggttacacttcttcaccttttatattaaattttgttatgaaacatCACGCAGAAAGTTATCCTGATgataagtgtaaagaaatattaacTAATAACTTTTATGTAGACAATCCTCTTGTAACTGGTAACAacattgatgaaatgaaaaatttgtataagCAAGCTAATGATAGGATGGAACAAGGGggctttattttaaggtcttggaACTCCAATTGTGTAGAGTTGAGAGAAGAAATGGCGTCTGATAATAGACTTGCTGAAGCCAGATAGAGGCGAAGACACAACTTTATAGAATTACCAATAGATAATCTGTGTTGTTTCAATGGTCAGATCCACGCAAAAAATGCTCTTAAAGCAAACATAAAGACAATAAAATGACAGACTGCACATGTGCAATATATGTTACAATGTCTGTCACAGACATCACGTTCTGCAGAACAAAGTGGCCAGAGCTGGACCAGCTCATAAATAAGACAACAGATCAATCAACATTCAGTACACTAACAATGCAAGACTTGTTGATTAACGATGAAACtagtttttctttaattaatgaaatatatatttcaggtctatttatgaatatgtttCCGTGAATAGTATgggaatataaatatacaatacttTCTACTGAAATCCGACTATTATCTGGAGCAGAGGAACTTTATTCCTGGAATGTGATCAAAGTAAGAAGCGAGAGGAGTGTTGGGTTATTCAGACCAATACGGACCCTCAATTCCGGGAAACAGAAGGTGTCAGCAGCTGCAAGAATGGAAATACACCAGATCACAGATAGAAATGATAAAGGAAGgggaatatttattatttaatcatcGAAAAAAAGCAAATAACACAGAATACCGAACTGCAGGCAGTCAGCTATCTATATCATCACCACCAGAGGAACCTTCAGGTATCAGTCTCCTAAATAGTAAGAAAGTAAaactataaatagaaaatatacgaaaatattaACCTAAAGATCATCCAGAGATGTAAAGATACAAGAATGGTAGTTAAGTAAACCAACAGATATGAATGAAGTAGTATTCATTGATAATAACCCAGATGACTatctaaaaaaattctaaatagttTAGATGGTGGAAAACGCAGTGAGTGTTATTTGTGACCTACTGGAGATAGTAACAGAGAAATAACAGATTTTCTGCTTTTAACAGCTCAGATCAAGTAAATAACGATAATGAAGACGCGATCGATGTGACCGAGTCGTAAATTTAGTCATATTTGAcgataataaataaatccatgAACAAATCTGAGCGATTGTGGTCCTTGAAGAAAGAACACTTGTTAAGAAAACTGTGAGAATGTCgacattttatgttttatgaaatACTTGGCAACTGTTGCTGCAATAATGcgaaggaaatattatttttgttttactattcCATTGAAAGTATCGATAATAATAAAGTCCAAGTGAGTATTTCTTGTTTGTGCGCTCCGGGTGGGGACGGGGTAAGTAGTAGattgggaaggtaggggagatatGACGCATCCATTAtcctcctgcaaatctgtttgtccgccccacaTGTGGGCGGGGTAAGTGGGAGATCAGGaaggtaagggagacatgacatatCCACTATcgtcctgcaaacctgtttgtccgtcccaCGTGGGGGCGGGGTAAGTAGGAGATCAGGaaggtaagggagacatgacatatCCACTACcgtcctgcaaacctgtttgtccgccccgggtgggagcGGGGTAAGTAGGGGATCAGAAAGGTAGGAGAGGCATGACATATCCACTCTCCTCCtgcaacctgtttgtccgccccggggtGGGGCGAGGTAGGAAGGGGAtcgagagggtaggggagacatggcgGCAGCTGGGTTCCAGCGCAGTGTAGAGCGCCCCATGTAGCTCGTAACTAGTAATgcccaaggaagggaccatcaaagCTAGTACGCCAAAGAAAGAAGAAGGCAGGCAGAATATGTTTGGAGGAAAGAAACCTTGAGAACTGAGAACAGGTACACAAGTTACTCTTTGTAGCAGAGATAAATGTGACGCATGTATTCAAATGGTGATCCATATCTTTCGTTGGCAGAGTATTAAAGTCAGGAAGAGAAATTCCTCACTGAAAGAAAAATCAAGAACTTGATTACACTAAGTTTACTCAATTCATTGAGGGAAAGTAGGGGAAAAGGCACAGCAGTTTTGACTTTAAGGACTCCGAAAAGAATTGTTTCTCTCAAATCTGATGACAATGGCCCGTTTCCAGTTAATTAACAgctgaaaagaaatattaaatgcaTTGCAAAACGAGTATTGATACCCAAAAAAAATAGCTCTTACAAAGAAGCATAGAGATATAAATAAACTAGAAATGCTTGCATAATAATGATGTAATTACATGATTTGCCAATTCAAGCTTTCTTGATAGTGACCCAACAAAGGACTTACTCAAGTTACAAAGCGTAAAATGGATATTTAATAAAACTCATCTTGACAGGATCGCGCCCATTTTCATTAAGCTCCATTGCTAGAGTATTAAAGCTAAAATAGAAACTTAACCATGTGTTTTGATCTGCTTTGCATTGAAGAATATGAACACGAAGATTGTAATTTGGAAAGACCTGAAGCTGTAAAAGACTAGAACTCATAAAAAGAGATGGTAGGTCATAACTTGTCAAGACTTTTTTCAATTACGTACCACATGAATAGTGTATTAGTAAGATGTCGCAAAGTTGCTGAGGAAGAAGCCCTTGGCACAAAGATTGCTGCAAACATtatttgaaaaccttcaaaaCTGTTGGAGATTCaagaagaaagtgaaaagatGTCTATTTCGAAACAGTTACGACAACGAAGACCAGATGTTCGAGGAAACCGTAAGGATTCTGGCTAActactaagaagaagaagaagaagaagaagaagttgaaggGAGGGCTCCGAAAAACACGTCACCCATGGAAGACAGATGACATACAAAGCCATGTACGGATGTTGCTCGCCCAGAGAAACTGCATACGAAACTCTGATCACTTGCCAAAGATGATATCTGGCCGAATGACGTTGTATAAGTGAGCCTCCCTGTGAAGTCATTACCATGCGTGTGCTACAACCGGTGTCCGAGATGGAGCGTGACCTGAATGAAGAACCGACAGGCCTGATTTTTCGGTTGCATAACCGAAGTAgccatggcaacactgcgtcttGGTAACATTACATAAAGGTGTCATGAGGACTTTACCGCTAGCTGCAGCACTGGTCACGAGACTCGCAGGTTTTCCTTAGTGTCTGTGTTGTAACTAAGGCCTCTCGTTCATTGTCTAGTCGTCTCCTCAGAACTGCATCTCGCAATGATCACACGGATCTGCCGAGATGAATATTGAATCGGCTGTGGGCACTTCACAAACAGTAGCAGGGGAAGACTGAGACGGAGGCTTTAACTGTAAAAGCTTCATCCAGGTAATGAAGAACCAGGTTGTGAGTATTGTCATAGGTTTTATCGAGGACTTTCATATTACAACAATCCATTAAAAATCGCAGTTTTATCAGATTCAGAATTTATAATCCTAGGTAATGACTGCAGTCTAATATCTGCTAGTTCTTAATCTAGTTAAGAAAGAAATTTATGATTAGgttaaaatattttctctcaaaAAATGATTGCTTAGATTATCTTTTACGCTGTTTTGGCTATAAAATGTCTGAAGTCCTTTCATTTTGTGGAACAGTGGCGAATGCATTTTCTCTAGTCGTAAAAACAATAAACCTTCAAAAGACAAGTTGTTTTACTTGTATTTTGTAGACTGAGATTAAGACTACAACTACAGACCAAATTCCTTCAAAGGATAAAGATTTCAATCACAATAGGGGAGAGATCTTCATGTAATTACGTTCCAACTTTGCCTGACCCACAATAAAAAAGTTGCTGCACCGCGCAAAACAGAAATCACCTACGTAGACAGCAATGTTGCAGGTCTGAAGCTGCTAGAACTTCacctttgcacacacacatatgttgtataaatgggtatgttgtcgtttctagaaaacttcaatttaaggaggaacaggatagccagaagacgtggtaatatagcagacattattattttctttaaaataaaatagaggcacagccgagcttttgGGAATGCattacttttcccatcatcagggtcacttatctataaaatgatacaaaaaaaaaagagaaacagtaagaaaactatacCGATTcactatatctaaaaatattacaacacttaaaaatacttaacataaagtaaaaaggaacataaaaaccaaagttaactgcaaatcacaactgataaaagagcaat from Macrobrachium nipponense isolate FS-2020 chromosome 43, ASM1510439v2, whole genome shotgun sequence includes the following:
- the LOC135213882 gene encoding uncharacterized protein LOC135213882; the protein is MLGGACLVVNNRVAPVDNVFNFLDEAESRAVMDSMVNKKTLNVKTKSVVNLVMDPLKSYFNPLEHILEDSEVDNGLEHLFSLESLGIKKCEKELVSFDKEQIDRFREGISFDNGFYHVELPWYTDKIDSVPSNHFVSLKVLDRTVEYLGKKGLIDKYQEVFDKQLEDSIIEEIKVSPSDYHKYIWIPHRPVIKLEEQVTTKIRPVFNCSLKTYRELPSLNEAAYPGIDLMGSILKLLFYFRTNKYVMLSDVKQAFLMIKLKNEVDKNRFCFFWKRGNKLVSYRYKTIVFGYTSSPFILNFVMKHHAESYPDDKCKEILTNNFYVDNPLVTGNNIDEMKNLYKQANDRMEQGGFILRSWNSNCVELREEMASDNRLAEAR